From Vanacampus margaritifer isolate UIUO_Vmar chromosome 8, RoL_Vmar_1.0, whole genome shotgun sequence, a single genomic window includes:
- the ppcs gene encoding phosphopantothenate--cysteine ligase → MAEPRLSSIDGKLAEEFAAPSHVDEVQERMAAFARLNAEAGRRVVLITSGGTKVPLESRTVRFLDNFSSGRRGAQSAEYFLDAGYAVVFLHRHRSLYPYARTFSSINVLDALQLSGGDHDQDRVVVNPQVLPNIAKVLKKYQEVTDAKLLLPVEFSTLSEYLHLLKASAQALSVIGSKAMFYLAAAVSDFYIPAGDMPEHKIQSSNGPLQLSLKMVPKILSPLVKDWAPQAFVISFKLETDAAILLDKAQEALNTYKHQAVVANVLDSRRGHVVVVTPTSKHEVILSKEDMDNQVEIEERIVANLAAAHKRFIEQQEG, encoded by the exons ATGGCAGAACCCAGATTGTCTTCCATCGACGGCAAGCTGGCCGAAGAGTTCGCCGCTCCCTCCCACGTGGACGAGGTCCAGGAGAGGATGGCCGCCTTCGCCCGACTTAACGCTGAGGCGGGCCGCCGCGTGGTACTCATCACATCTGGCGGCACCAAAGTCCCGCTGGAGTCGCGCACCGTTCGCTTCCTGGACAATTTCAGCAGCGGCAGGAGGGGAGCGCAGTCCGCTGAGTACTTCCTGGACGCAGGTTATGCCGTCGTCTTCCTGCACAGGCATCGCTCGCTCTACCCGTACGCTCGCACGTTCTCCTCCATCAATGTGCTGGATGCCCTGCAGCTCTCGGGCGGGGATCACGACCAGGACCGCGTGGTGGTGAACCCGCAGGTGCTCCCCAACATCGCCAAAGTGCTGAAGAAGTATCAGGAAGTCACAGATGCCAAACTCCTGCTCCCTGTCGAGTTCAGCACTCTGTCGGAGTATCTGCACCTCCTCAAGGCGTCAGCGCAGGCCCTCAGTGTCATAG GGTCAAAGGCCATGTTTTACTTGGCAGCGGCTGTGTCGGATTTCTACATCCCTGCGGGTGACATGCCGGAGCACAAAATCCAGTCTTCCAATGGGCCGCTTCAA CTAAGCTTGAAGATGGTGCCCAAAATTTTGTCCCCGCTGGTGAAAGACTGGGCGCCGCAGGCCTTCGTCATATCCTTCAAACTGGAGACGGACGCCGCCATCTTGCTGGACAAGGCTCAAGAAGCGCTGAACACGTACAAGCACCAGGCGGTGGTGGCCAACGTGCTGGACTCTCGGCGGGGCCACGTGGTGGTGGTGACGCCCACCAGCAAGCATGAGGTGATCCTCTCCAAGGAGGACATGGACAACCAGGTGGAGATCGAGGAGAGGATTGTGGCGAATTTGGCAGCGGCGCACAAGCGCTTCATTGAACAACAAGAAGGCTGA
- the utp3 gene encoding something about silencing protein 10: MVRELRRKKVPRPIKRQQYDEGDPEGDKNTAVPDKNSKDIIDEFHDEKIEKLLARGVKLQSDEEELDDEEEVMALDDSETDDEDEEESEEGEGTDMESDLEGKKEEELPNELSWGTKKKMFYDSDYVATKGKSHDELVAEEEEEEEEAKKIQKRLAEQLSEEDYDLNFLQEFATSEQPEATVAEKEKIVKDLQQMSHKEKMKLLKKESPELLELIQDFKAKLTELKDQLQPLVRMVKDGKIPPGKGADYLKTKQQLYLNYCTNISFYLVLKAKRIPAHNHPVIERLLTYRNLINELSSVDARLAPQYSKLLAAQAEDEITGRPAAEKKAAAFTKKDMDSGVAVPETGDASDSDLDEESALRFYREVEERMMSSRKRKPQNDEEVQEDVDEEEVFNSEAKRGITYQMAKNRGLTPKRKKIDRNPRVKHREKFRRAKIRRKGQVREVRREETRYGGELSGIRAGVKKSVKLK, encoded by the exons ATGGTTCGAGAATTAAG GCGTAAAAAGGTGCCGAGGCCAATTAAACGGCAACAATATGACGAAGGTGACCCAGAAGGAGATAAAAACACAGCCGTCCCTGATAAA AACTCCAAGGACATAATTGATGAGTTTCACGATGAGAAGATTGAG AAACTCCTCGCCAGAGGAGTCAAGTTGCAGAGCGATGAGGAGGAGCTGGATGATGAG GAGGAAGTGATGGCCTTGGATGATTCCGAGACTGATGACGAAGACGAGGAGGAAAGCGAGGAGGGTGAAGGCACTGACATGGAGAGCGACCTCGAGGGGAAGAAGGAGGAAG AGCTTCCCAATGAGCTATCTTGGGGCACCAAGAAGAAGATGTTCTATGACTCTGACTATGTGGCCACAA AGGGAAAGTCGCACGATGAGCTGGTCgcggaggaagaagaggaggaagaagaagccaaaaaaatccaaaagcgTTTGGCAGAGCAGCTCAGCGAGGAGGATTACGACTTAAACTTTTTACAG GAGTTTGCTACGTCGGAGCAGCCCGAGGCGACAGTTGCGGAAAAGGAGAAGATCGTCAAGGACTTGCAGCAGATGTCCCACAAGGAGAAAATGAAACTGCTCAAGAAGGAGTCGCCCGAGTTGCTTGAACTCATTCAGGACTTCAAGGCGAAG CTTACAGAATTGAAGGACCAGCTGCAGCCACTTGTGCGGATGGTCAAGGATGGAAAGATCCCACCGGGAAAG GGTGCCGACTACCTGAAGACAAAACAGCAGCTTTACCTCAA TTATTGTACAAACATCAGCTTCTACCTGGTGCTCAAAGCCAAACGAATCCCCGCTCACAACCACCCGGTCATCGAACGACTGCTCACGTACAGAAAT CTCATCAATGAACTGAGCTCAGTTGACGCCCGCCTGGCGCCGCAGTACAGCAAGCTGCTGGCTGCTCAAGCGGAAGACGAAATCACCGGCAGACCAGCGGCTGAAAAGAAAGCTGCTGCATTCACCAAAAAAGAcatg GATTCCGGTGTGGCGGTGCCAGAGACGGGCGACGCCTCCGACTCGGACCTGGACGAGGAGTCGGCGTTGCGATTCTACAGGGAAGTGGAGGAGAGGATGATGTCGTCGAGGAAGCGCAAACCACAGAACGATGAAGA GGTGCAAGAAGATGTGGATGAGGAGGAGGTGTTCAATTCGGAGGCCAAGAGAGGTATCACGTATCAG ATGGCCAAGAACAGAGGGCTCACTCCCAAGAGGAAGAAGATCGACCGCAACCCTCGAGTCAAGCACCGGGAGAAGTTCAGGCGGGCTAAGATCCGTAGAAAGGGCCAG GTCCGTGAGGTTCGACGGGAGGAGACCAGATACGGCGGAGAACTGTCCGGTATCCGCGCAGGAGTCAAGAAGAGTGTCAAACTCAAGTAA
- the fam83e gene encoding uncharacterized protein fam83e, with amino-acid sequence MPGSQEASLDENAVFLPVTPSSPEFLYSELERQSMEKLLCEGPKAFYKSVGAKLFGSFLSPDEVGEITSWVQDFHFTPLEKEEKVDPHAADLTSSYFPSHSDAPAPALDLGWPGAPRGRMENVAVYTNPPAEGEPPIREVIRRHLQKASQVLAIVTDRLTDSTIIGDLHDAASRGVPVYIILNQRTVEEKYTLHRLGHPNIRVRVLGGKSFCSGKGKMMVGELKDKFILVDLETTIHGSYSLTWSDAHLHRQLITVVTGSAVDRFDKEFRTLFADSAPVPNLWEYAVPHLDMTKQQKDFKDPRPPRHLDMKQEFPNPPSPPTDVHLDWEAMGVMPRGSFPESLLEEEGIVAKETDMQFDKITAVLDTFTPNGYKPMTTRRVWESSPMTNNMPDNAKMSNWTDRQTEQAASRQFSKEKRNNAEDRAWSAWRDNKDSDLQNEFLFSSTREKRPARPDSSARDESGLDDITSSIENVAASRKPLILRLPQSESFNSLNDLMKRYPPEKNKTELFRRGPRTNMTETTQSMMDLRMDAASTDPTLDERRLSVPRLSSNSYDSDQMTPGLILMKRRNDVIKSALKRIPLAAKPRPRSFALDLSWKPLKERKGEEE; translated from the exons ATGCCGGGCTCTCAGGAGGCCAGTCTGGATGAGAATGCGGTATTTCTCCCGGTGACGCCGTCTTCCCCGGAATTTCTCTACTCGGAGCTGGAGCGCCAGTCGATGGAGAAACTCCTGTGCGAAGGTCCCAAAGCCTTCTACAAGTCGGTCGGCGCCAAGCTCTTCGGCTCCTTCCTGTCTCCCGATGAGGTGGGCGAGATCACCAGCTGGGTTCAGGACTTTCATTTTACACCCCTGGAAAAAGAGGAGAAAGTGGATCCGCATGCGGCCGACCTCACGTCTTCCTACTTCCCGTCCCACTCGGATGCGCCCGCTCCTGCTTTGGACCTGGGCTGGCCCGGGGCACCTCGTGGGCGCATGGAGAACGTTGCGGTCTACACGAATCCCCCCGCCGAGGGAGAACCTCCCATCAGAGAGGTCATCCGACGGCATCTCCAAAAGGCCAGCCAA GTACTTGCCATTGTGACTGACCGGCTGACAGACAGCACGATAATTGGGGATTTACATGACGCAGCCTCCAGGGGTGTCCCGGTTTACATCATCCTCAACCAAAGAACTGTTGAGGAGAAGTACACACTCCACAGGCTGGGACATCCC AACATTCGAGTTCGTGTTCTCGGAGGCAAAAGCTTCTGTTCGGGGAAGGGAAAGATGATGGTCGGGGAGTTGAAAGACAAATTCATCTTGGTGGATTTGGAGACAACAATTCATGGTAGCTACAG CCTCACATGGAGTGATGCTCACTTGCACCGGCAACTCATCACCGTCGTAACCGGCTCGGCCGTGGACCGCTTCGACAAAGAGTTCCGGACCCTGTTTGCCGACTCCGCCCCGGTTCCAAATCTGTGGGAGTACGCCGTCCCCCACTTGGACATGACTAAGCAACAAAAAGACTTCAAAGATCCTCGCCCTCCAAGACACTTAGACATGAAACAAGAGTTCCCCAACCCTCCTTCTCCACCGACGGACGTCCATCTTGACTGGGAGGCCATGGGCGTCATGCCCAGAGGAAGCTTCCCGGAAAGTCTTTTGGAAGAAGAGGGAATTGTGGCAAAGGAAACTGATATGCAGTTTGATAAAATCACAGCCGTTTTGGATACTTTTACTCCGAATGGATATAAGCCGATGACAACAAGAAG GGTATGGGAGAGCTCTCCAATGACAAACAATATGCCAGACAACGCAAAAATGTCCAA CTGGACAGACCGCCAGACAGAACAAGCTGCATCCCGGCAGTTCTCCAAAGAGAAGAGAAACAACGCGGAAGACAGAGCGTGGTCAGCGTGGCGCGACAACAAAGACAGCGACttgcaaaatgagtttttattttcctcGACGAGGGAAAAGCGGCCTGCAAGGCCGGATTCCAGTGCGAGAGATGAGAGCGGCTTGGACGACATCACTTCCAGCATAGAAAACGTAGCCGCCTCAAGA AAACCTTTAATCTTAAGGTTGCCGCAGTCGGAGAGCTTCAACTCACTGAACGACCTCATGAAGAGGTACCCACCTGAAAAGAACAAGACGGAACTGTTCAGGAGAGGCCCCAGGACCAACATGACCGAGACGACCCAGTCCATGATGGACCTGCGCATGGATGCAGCCAGCACGGACCCAACTCTAGATGAGAGAAGACTCTCTGTACCAAGACTCAGTTCCAAC AGTTATGACTCGGACCAAATGACGCCGGGATTAATCCTGATGAAAAGGAGGAACGATGTGATCAAGTCAGCCCTGAAAAGAATTCCACTGGCCGCTAAACCCAGACCTCGCAGCTTCGCCCTGGATTTGAGTTGGAAGCCTCTAAAGGAACGAAAAGGGGAAGAGGAATGA